The following are from one region of the Acidobacteriota bacterium genome:
- a CDS encoding high-affinity nickel-transport family protein, with protein sequence MIGLVSILAVGFFLGMRHATDPDHVIAVSTIVSRQPKLSRAALIGAFWGLGHTVTIFVVGTAIILFNVSIPPRIGLSMELSVGVMLILLGLFNVASFFRALPAAPLTGNLTATAHSHPHTHGDYVHSHQHGHQPETHPHSQEQTPLAFLDRLFGKSGMYQHLRPLAIGVVHGLAGSAAVALLVLATIRNANWAIAYLLVFGVGTIAGMMVITMSLAAAIKALGSRSQTISHRLAVASGALSLAFGCLVVYQIGFVNGLFTNHPLWTPR encoded by the coding sequence ATGATCGGTCTCGTGTCTATCCTGGCGGTGGGTTTCTTTCTGGGGATGCGTCACGCCACCGACCCAGACCACGTTATCGCCGTCTCCACGATCGTAAGCCGGCAACCAAAACTCTCGCGTGCTGCCCTGATTGGCGCCTTCTGGGGGTTGGGCCACACGGTCACAATTTTCGTCGTTGGAACGGCCATCATTCTGTTCAACGTCAGCATCCCGCCACGAATTGGACTCAGCATGGAGCTGTCGGTTGGGGTGATGCTGATCTTGCTGGGACTTTTCAATGTGGCAAGCTTTTTTCGGGCACTCCCTGCAGCACCGCTGACCGGCAATTTGACGGCTACCGCCCACTCCCACCCTCACACGCATGGTGACTACGTTCACAGCCATCAGCATGGGCACCAGCCTGAGACCCATCCACACTCTCAGGAGCAAACGCCACTGGCATTTCTAGATCGCCTGTTTGGTAAGTCTGGGATGTATCAGCACCTGCGTCCACTCGCTATCGGCGTTGTTCATGGACTGGCGGGGTCAGCCGCGGTGGCTCTCCTCGTGCTCGCGACCATCCGGAATGCGAACTGGGCGATTGCCTATCTGCTGGTGTTTGGTGTCGGGACGATCGCGGGAATGATGGTGATTACGATGAGCCTGGCAGCGGCCATCAAAGCGCTGGGATCGAGGAGTCAGACGATTTCACACAGGCTGGCAGTTGCTTCCGGCGCCCTGAGCCTGGCATTTGGGTGCCTAGTGGTGTACCAGATCGGATTCGTGAATGGCCTCTTTACGAATCACCCACTATGGACTCCAAGGTAA
- a CDS encoding galactose mutarotase, whose translation MKKEAFGTTPQGSAIDLYTFANAHGMEVRAMNYGGIIVSLRVPDKSGHLDDVVLGLSNLHDYLDNKAYLGAIIGRYGNRIANAKFKLDGATYPLAANNGPNTLHGGNVGFNKLIWNAEPFENEHGVGLIFTHTSPDGDEGYPGNLKVKVTYTLTDQNELIFDYEATTDKATPVNLTQHTYFNLAGEGKGDILGHHMMLNADRFTPVDANLIPLGELRPVKNTPFDFSQPTAIGARINDKDDQLTLGHGYDHNFVIHRSGTGAELTARVHEPGSGRVMEVFTTEPGVQFYTGNFLDGVAGKNGHVYKQRFGFCLETQHFPDSPNQSAFPSTILRPGQTYRSRTMYKFSVQK comes from the coding sequence ATGAAAAAGGAAGCGTTTGGCACGACCCCGCAGGGTAGCGCCATCGATCTGTACACCTTCGCCAATGCCCACGGCATGGAAGTCCGCGCCATGAACTACGGCGGAATTATTGTCTCTCTGCGCGTGCCGGACAAGAGCGGTCACCTCGACGACGTCGTGCTCGGCCTCAGCAATCTCCACGACTATCTGGACAACAAGGCGTACCTCGGCGCCATCATTGGCCGCTATGGGAATCGCATTGCCAACGCCAAGTTCAAGCTCGATGGTGCCACTTATCCGCTCGCAGCCAACAACGGCCCGAATACCTTGCATGGCGGCAATGTTGGCTTCAACAAACTCATTTGGAATGCGGAACCGTTTGAGAACGAGCATGGCGTAGGTCTGATTTTCACGCACACCAGTCCCGACGGAGACGAAGGGTATCCGGGCAATCTGAAGGTGAAAGTTACCTATACCCTCACGGATCAGAATGAGTTAATTTTCGACTACGAAGCGACCACCGATAAAGCCACTCCCGTAAACCTGACCCAGCACACCTATTTCAACCTGGCGGGCGAAGGAAAGGGCGACATCCTCGGGCATCACATGATGCTCAATGCCGACCGTTTTACTCCAGTTGATGCGAACCTCATCCCTCTCGGAGAGTTGCGCCCGGTTAAGAACACGCCATTCGACTTCTCGCAACCAACCGCGATCGGAGCGCGCATCAACGATAAAGACGATCAGTTGACTCTGGGACATGGCTACGATCACAACTTCGTCATCCACCGGTCCGGCACCGGAGCCGAATTGACGGCGCGAGTCCACGAACCAGGCAGTGGCCGTGTGATGGAAGTATTCACTACCGAACCCGGCGTGCAGTTCTACACCGGAAATTTTCTCGATGGCGTTGCCGGCAAGAATGGACACGTCTACAAACAGCGTTTTGGCTTCTGTCTGGAAACCCAGCACTTCCCCGACTCGCCGAACCAGTCGGCATTTCCCTCGACCATTCTGCGGCCCGGTCAAACCTACCGGTCCCGGACGATGTACAAGTTTTCCGTGCAGAAATAA
- a CDS encoding UDP-glucose--hexose-1-phosphate uridylyltransferase gives MNQQELEKIPHRRLNPLTREWVLVSPQRTDRPWLGKVEKREVERRLEYDPGCYLCPGNARAGGIRNPSYAGTYVFDNDYPALLSQTPEIEVNESGLIVARGERGICRVLCFSPRHDLTISRMSLAELSRVVDAWVEQFQSLAKTPWVRHIQIFENCGSMMGASNPHPHCQIWANASVPNQPAKESASFSEYAKSNDSCLLCDYLQLELKGRQRLVCENDAFAVVVPYWAVWPFETLVLSKRHLAAMDELTTEERGLLAGILKQVTTRYDNLFEVPFPYSMGFHQGPTDHQEHPEWHFHAHFYPPLLRSATVQKFMVGYEMMAAPQRDLTPESAAERLREQSEVHYADCNP, from the coding sequence ATGAACCAGCAAGAACTGGAAAAGATCCCGCACCGGCGGCTCAATCCATTAACGCGCGAGTGGGTGCTGGTATCACCCCAACGAACGGATCGCCCATGGCTCGGCAAGGTTGAGAAAAGGGAAGTAGAACGCCGGTTGGAGTATGACCCTGGTTGTTATCTCTGCCCGGGAAACGCGCGCGCCGGCGGTATTAGAAATCCGTCATACGCCGGAACTTATGTTTTTGACAACGACTACCCGGCGCTGCTGTCGCAGACACCGGAAATTGAAGTCAATGAATCTGGACTCATCGTGGCTCGCGGAGAGCGTGGGATCTGCCGAGTACTTTGCTTCTCGCCGCGACATGACCTGACGATCTCCCGCATGAGCCTGGCGGAACTCAGCCGGGTCGTTGATGCGTGGGTAGAGCAATTTCAGTCGCTCGCCAAAACTCCGTGGGTGCGTCACATCCAAATTTTCGAAAACTGCGGATCGATGATGGGTGCGAGCAATCCACATCCGCACTGCCAGATATGGGCGAATGCGAGCGTTCCCAACCAGCCCGCCAAAGAATCCGCCTCGTTTAGCGAGTACGCGAAGAGCAATGATTCGTGCTTGTTGTGCGACTATCTTCAACTTGAACTTAAAGGCCGCCAACGCCTGGTATGTGAAAACGATGCCTTCGCCGTCGTCGTCCCGTACTGGGCCGTATGGCCCTTCGAGACTCTAGTACTCAGCAAACGCCACCTCGCAGCCATGGACGAATTGACGACCGAGGAACGTGGCTTACTCGCAGGAATTCTGAAGCAGGTCACGACCCGGTACGACAACCTCTTCGAGGTGCCGTTCCCCTATTCCATGGGATTCCACCAGGGTCCAACCGATCACCAGGAGCATCCGGAGTGGCACTTTCACGCGCACTTCTATCCTCCGCTATTGCGGTCGGCTACAGTCCAGAAGTTTATGGTGGGGTATGAAATGATGGCTGCACCGCAGCGCGATCTCACGCCGGAAAGTGCAGCCGAGCGACTCCGCGAGCAGAGCGAAGTGCACTACGCGGATTGCAATCCCTAA
- a CDS encoding galactokinase produces the protein MPKDVYSKFREHFSGSPRLFCAPGRVNLIGEHTDYNEGFVMPAAIDFSCSVAISPRADRTVSFYSENMNETADADLANTGVRASGGWSDYPIGVAVMLERAGHALRGANLYIESDVPLGAGLSSSAAIEVSIGYALLRNSGHEVDLVQLAKLCQGAENEFVGARCGIMDQFTACQGRTGQAIMLDCRSLEYRALPLPEDVDLIVCNTMVKHQLAAGEYNVRRSECEEVVRRLSSVQPGVRALRDVTLPQLEELRPLLTEVLYRRARHIVTENDRVQSAARALVGGEADALRDLMADSHRSLRHDYQVSCEELDTMVEIASRQPGVRGARMTGGGFGGCTINLVDKECSSEFRRVVAVEYHSATGYLPDIYICKASSGVHEVQPAVQDAR, from the coding sequence ATGCCGAAAGACGTGTACAGCAAATTTCGGGAGCACTTTTCTGGCTCTCCACGGCTATTTTGCGCTCCCGGCCGCGTCAACCTTATCGGTGAGCACACGGACTACAACGAAGGATTCGTCATGCCTGCCGCCATTGATTTTTCCTGTTCGGTGGCTATTTCCCCGCGTGCCGACCGCACGGTCAGCTTCTATTCCGAGAACATGAACGAAACCGCAGATGCGGACCTCGCCAACACCGGGGTGCGTGCGTCCGGAGGCTGGAGTGATTACCCGATCGGCGTTGCCGTGATGCTGGAACGGGCGGGCCATGCCCTGCGAGGAGCTAACCTCTATATCGAGAGTGATGTTCCCCTCGGCGCAGGCCTGAGCTCATCGGCGGCGATTGAAGTGTCGATTGGCTACGCTCTGCTGCGAAACTCCGGGCATGAAGTCGATCTCGTGCAGCTCGCGAAGCTTTGCCAGGGCGCCGAAAATGAATTCGTTGGGGCACGCTGCGGCATCATGGATCAATTTACCGCCTGCCAGGGCCGTACCGGCCAGGCCATCATGCTCGATTGCCGCTCGCTGGAGTACCGGGCACTCCCGTTGCCGGAGGACGTTGATCTCATCGTTTGCAACACCATGGTGAAGCACCAACTGGCGGCGGGCGAATACAACGTACGGCGGAGTGAATGTGAAGAGGTCGTGCGGCGCCTCTCGTCTGTGCAGCCCGGCGTTCGTGCGTTACGAGACGTTACTCTGCCGCAGTTAGAGGAACTTCGGCCGCTACTGACTGAAGTGCTCTACCGCCGGGCTCGGCACATTGTGACCGAGAACGATCGTGTGCAATCGGCGGCGCGGGCGCTGGTAGGCGGCGAGGCGGATGCTCTGCGTGACCTTATGGCAGATTCCCACCGCAGTTTGCGCCACGACTACCAGGTCAGCTGTGAGGAATTGGACACGATGGTCGAAATCGCCAGCCGTCAGCCCGGAGTGCGCGGTGCGCGTATGACTGGCGGAGGCTTTGGGGGATGCACCATCAACCTTGTCGACAAAGAATGTAGTTCTGAATTTCGTCGCGTCGTCGCTGTGGAGTACCATTCCGCCACCGGCTACCTGCCGGACATCTATATTTGCAAGGCATCATCTGGAGTGCATGAAGTGCAACCGGCAGTTCAGGACGCTCGATGA
- a CDS encoding sigma-70 family RNA polymerase sigma factor translates to MRPARSIPPAIRTRSSHSHVQQTAKLTLVENEAGRPMPVLHCLPPSGFRGKTLEFQPFDEAYLERLRRADAHTEQHFVAYFSALIQIKLRSRLSTREAIEDVRQEIFARFFVALRQGKILQPDRLGAFVNSMCNNVLLEQYRSAARNTPLDDDEDRDFPAPGADQLDVLSSKETQEQVREILQGLSERDRRLLREVFIEERDKDDVCRDFGVDREYLRVLLHRAKHSFKSLYLKNIGNNPPEFA, encoded by the coding sequence ATGCGCCCGGCCCGATCCATCCCGCCCGCCATCCGCACACGCAGCAGCCACTCCCATGTCCAGCAAACCGCGAAACTCACCCTCGTGGAAAACGAGGCCGGGCGGCCCATGCCGGTGCTACACTGTCTGCCACCTTCCGGCTTTCGGGGTAAGACATTGGAATTTCAGCCTTTTGACGAGGCCTATCTCGAGCGCTTGCGCCGAGCGGACGCGCACACCGAGCAGCACTTTGTCGCCTATTTCAGTGCCCTGATTCAGATCAAATTGCGCTCCCGGCTCTCCACTCGGGAAGCTATTGAGGATGTTCGGCAGGAAATTTTTGCACGCTTTTTCGTGGCGCTGCGCCAGGGAAAAATCCTTCAACCCGATCGGCTGGGCGCGTTCGTGAATTCGATGTGCAACAACGTGCTGCTCGAACAATATCGCAGCGCTGCCCGCAATACTCCGCTGGATGACGATGAAGATCGCGATTTTCCCGCGCCCGGAGCCGACCAGCTTGATGTGTTGTCTTCCAAAGAGACGCAAGAGCAGGTACGCGAGATTCTGCAGGGACTGAGCGAACGCGACCGCAGACTGCTGCGCGAGGTCTTCATCGAAGAAAGAGACAAGGACGACGTCTGCCGTGACTTTGGAGTCGACCGCGAATATTTACGAGTCTTGCTACACCGGGCCAAGCACTCATTTAAGTCTTTGTATTTGAAGAATATAGGAAACAACCCGCCGGAATTCGCTTGA
- a CDS encoding zf-HC2 domain-containing protein: MDHDVVVLQKVTERYLLNELASETRNEFEEHFFGCPECALDVRAGAAFIDQSKAILAEAPQGQKTTASSTVPVPKYRGWQLWLRPAFTAPLLALLLVVVGYQNLVTYPKLKQASAPQVMEWASVNIGTYGGGEPDSVSGPQITTAAGKGFLLFVRIPHQAGYSRYTAELYNPAGTVEMSVPIPADAGQDRWPIAIPGANRPAGTYSVVVRGTTTTGETVKVGQGSFELHIQN; this comes from the coding sequence ATGGACCACGACGTGGTGGTTCTACAAAAAGTAACCGAAAGATATCTGCTTAACGAACTTGCGTCCGAAACCCGGAACGAGTTCGAAGAGCACTTCTTCGGCTGTCCGGAGTGCGCTCTTGATGTACGCGCGGGCGCTGCCTTCATCGACCAAAGCAAAGCTATTCTGGCCGAAGCGCCGCAAGGACAGAAAACCACTGCCTCCAGTACCGTACCGGTGCCCAAGTACCGAGGCTGGCAGCTCTGGCTCCGCCCGGCCTTCACGGCGCCTTTGCTGGCGTTATTGCTGGTCGTTGTGGGATACCAGAATCTAGTTACCTACCCGAAACTCAAACAAGCATCTGCCCCGCAGGTAATGGAATGGGCTTCAGTCAACATCGGGACCTATGGCGGAGGCGAACCGGATAGCGTGAGTGGGCCGCAGATTACTACCGCGGCGGGAAAGGGTTTCTTGCTTTTTGTCAGGATTCCCCATCAGGCCGGCTACTCACGATACACAGCCGAGTTGTACAACCCAGCCGGCACGGTGGAGATGTCCGTGCCTATCCCCGCGGATGCGGGCCAGGACCGCTGGCCGATCGCGATCCCCGGAGCGAACCGTCCAGCCGGCACCTATTCGGTAGTCGTGCGCGGAACGACGACGACTGGCGAGACAGTGAAAGTGGGCCAGGGATCCTTCGAACTGCACATTCAGAATTGA